A region of Acidobacteriota bacterium DNA encodes the following proteins:
- a CDS encoding helix-turn-helix transcriptional regulator, producing the protein MDTGISALGKGLRRLRGERRQKDLARDSGVPQGRFSEYERGAYTPSLKVLDRILRAMGATFLDLAVAMEVESVLPETRDRLVEQFDLLVPEDSPEEGPQWTGRHLESLMEDRLDEIRRSLAMSLRETARDLEFDRDPREARGGRVRKRRS; encoded by the coding sequence ATGGACACCGGAATCAGTGCTTTAGGCAAGGGACTGCGACGACTGCGGGGAGAGCGGCGGCAGAAGGATTTGGCACGCGACTCCGGTGTGCCCCAAGGACGCTTCAGCGAGTACGAGCGCGGGGCCTACACGCCGAGCTTGAAGGTGCTGGACCGCATTTTGCGAGCGATGGGAGCGACTTTTCTCGACTTGGCCGTGGCGATGGAGGTGGAATCGGTTCTTCCGGAAACCCGCGACCGCCTGGTGGAACAGTTCGATCTCTTGGTGCCGGAGGATTCTCCCGAGGAAGGACCCCAGTGGACGGGCCGTCATCTGGAAAGCCTGATGGAAGATCGCCTCGACGAGATCCGCCGCTCCCTGGCGATGAGCCTGCGGGAAACGGCGCGAGATTTGGAGTTTGATCGCGATCCCCGAGAGGCTCGGGGCGGCCGGGTGAGGAAGCGTAGATCATGA